CGGCGGTGAGGATGCCGATCACCAGGCCGCGGTTTTTGGAGAACCATGTGTTCGCGATGGTGGCGGCAAACACGAGTGCCATGGATCCGGTCCCAAGCCCGATCAGCAGCCCCCAGGTGAGCAGGATCTGCCAGGACTCGCTGACGAACACGGTCAGTGCGCTTCCGGCACCGATCAGGACCAGCGCCGCGGATGTCACCGCCCGGATGCCGAACCGCTCCATGAGGGCCGCGGCGAACGGTGCCGTGAGCCCGAACAGCACCAGGTTGATGCTCACAGCGGCCGAGAGGACTGTGGTGGACCAGCCGAATTCCTGCTGCAGCGGCACCATGAGGACCCCGGGTGCCGCCCGGAAACCGGCGGCACCGACCAAGGCCAGGAATGCCACCGCAGCCACGATCCAGGCCGGGTGCAGTTTCCGTCGCGGGGTCTTGCCGGTAGGCAGCTCGATGGCATCGGGGGTGGTCATGCGGGGAGCTCCGTTTCGTGGGAGGGTACGGCGGGAACGGGTGCGACTGCGAGCGGCACCGGGTGTTCGGTGCGTTTGAGGCTGTGCCAGCTGGTGTTGGCCGCGGTCAGCGGGGCCCCGCAATGGGTGCAGGTATCGGCAGAGGCCGTGGGCAGCCCGCAGTCCGTGTGGATAACCCTCATGTGGGCGACATCGGTAGGCGCATCAAGGTGCTTTTCGGCCCAGATGATAATGGCGTTCAGGACCGGAAGGGAGTCCTCGCCCTTTGGGGTGAGAACGTATTCCTGGCGTGTGCGGCCGCCGTCCACGTACGGGCGCCGGGCCAGGATCCCGGCGTCGAGCAGCCAGCCAAGCCGCTTGCTCAGGACGTTGTCCGCTACCCCCAACCGCTTCCTGATGGCGTCGAATCGCCCGTTGCCGAAGAAAACCTCACGAAGCACCAGGCTCCCCCAGGGGTCGCCGAGGACATCGAGGCCACGGGCCAGGCTGCAGGTACGCGCGGACCAGTCAGATCGCAAAGGCATGGCATGAGAGTAGCTAACTATTCTAAAGAAAGCTAGTCCGGATGCCGCACGACGCGAAGAATAGGACGACGACGGCGGCAGCGCCCCTCCCACGGGATCCGCGCCGCCGCCATCGGGCTTGCATTGGGCCAGGTGTCAGGCGTCAGGTCCTGCTGTCAGGAAGTTGTGGACCTCATAGGAGGTCACTACGGGCTGGGCAATGCCGAGCTCGGCGGTGACGGGGCCGAGCTGGTTCTGGTAGAACGCATCGGACTGTTCCTTGGTCTGCCACACGTCCACGATCCGGGTGCCGCCCTCGGTGGCCGCCACCCAGTGGAACAACCCGCCCGGGGCGCCTTGCCCACCGGGCGTGAACTGCATCCCCTCGACCACTTTGTCATAGTCATCCAGCGTGCCGCCGTCGAAATCCATGACCACTGCAATAGCCATAATTGACCTCCAAAGAATCCGGCAGTCGAACTTTTCGCTGCCAATC
This genomic interval from Micrococcaceae bacterium Sec5.7 contains the following:
- a CDS encoding helix-turn-helix domain-containing protein; the encoded protein is MPLRSDWSARTCSLARGLDVLGDPWGSLVLREVFFGNGRFDAIRKRLGVADNVLSKRLGWLLDAGILARRPYVDGGRTRQEYVLTPKGEDSLPVLNAIIIWAEKHLDAPTDVAHMRVIHTDCGLPTASADTCTHCGAPLTAANTSWHSLKRTEHPVPLAVAPVPAVPSHETELPA